The Pangasianodon hypophthalmus isolate fPanHyp1 chromosome 5, fPanHyp1.pri, whole genome shotgun sequence genome includes a window with the following:
- the zic5 gene encoding zinc finger protein ZIC 5 codes for MEPSLSKRNSAIRLADLAATQPLPHQNMTGFPGIGGHHPHSHHAHLHPGEMGNDPGVALTPFGPEHMAQTNALKLSPSQHIQSHPEAQTAASFPSSQTTVGFPVAHPHSGYASSRDFILRRELSASAMHALGDQHSSASSPHHHGMFISPTGAYGHTEGGAHPLFTGIHEQAAPGAHHHALNGQMRLGLPGDIYGRPEHFGHRPEHYGPSLHGYNSMNLNVNLASAPHGATGAFLRYMRQPIKQELICKWIDQEQTSKKPCSKTFSTMHELVNHVTVEHVGGPEQSNHVCFWEECPREGKAFKAKYKLINHIRVHTGEKPFPCPFPGCGKVFARSENLKIHKRTHTGEKPFKCEFDGCDRKFANSSDRKKHSHVHTSDKPYYCKVRGCDKSYTHPSSLRKHMKVHCKSPPPPSSSSAAGYHSSSAALGDALAPSTEPQRSRAANLSPQVTNLNEWYVCQGSAVPNNLHTPSSDVPTSESDDEDSFRHSDPRTML; via the exons ATGGAGCCCTCTTTGAGCAAGAGGAATTCGGCGATAAGATTAGCGGATTTGGCAGCGACTCAACCCCTTCCTCATCAGAATATGACAGGCTTCCCGGGGATAGGGGGGCATCACCCTCACTCCCACCATGCCCACCTCCACCCTGGGGAGATGGGCAACGACCCTGGAGTGGCTCTCACTCCATTTGGACCCGAGCACATGGCACAGACAAATGCTCTCAAACTTAGTCCATCGCAGCACATTCAAAGCCATCCCGAAGCCCAGACCGCGGCATCCTTCCCGTCTTCTCAGACCACAGTTGGTTTCCCCGTGGCTCACCCCCACTCAGGCTACGCAAGCAGCAGGGACTTCATCCTCAGGAGAGAGCTCTCAGCCTCTGCTATGCATGCACTTGGCGACCAGCATAGTTCCGCCTCCTCCCCTCATCACCATGGCATGTTCATTTCCCCAACAGGTGCTTACGGGCACACGGAAGGTGGTGCCCATCCACTTTTCACGGGAATCCACGAGCAGGCAGCCCCAGGTGCCCATCACCATGCTCTCAACGGACAGATGCGTCTGGGTCTTCCAGGAGACATCTACGGCCGGCCAGAACACTTCGGCCACAGGCCCGAGCACTATGGACCGTCCCTTCACGGCTACAATTCCATGAACTTAAATGTGAACCTCGCTTCAGCCCCTCATGGAGCCACGGGGGCGTTTTTGAGGTACATGAGGCAGCCCATCAAACAAGAGCTGATCTGCAAATGGATTGACCAGGAACAAACGTCTAAGAAGCCGTGCTCGAAAACTTTCAGCACCATGCACGAGCTGGTAAACCACGTCACGGTGGAGCACGTCGGCGGACCCGAGCAGAGCAACCACGTCTGCTTCTGGGAGGAATGTCCGCGCGAGGGCAAGGCGTTTAAAGCAAAGTACAAACTGATCAACCACATCCGAGTTCACACGGGAGAGAAACCGTTTCCTTGCCCTTTTCCTGGTTGTGGAAAAGTGTTTGCACGCTCGGAAAACCTAAAGATTCACAAGAGGACTCACACAG GTGAGAAGCCTTTCAAATGCGAGTTTGACGGCTGCGACAGAAAATTCGCCAACAGCAGTGACCGGAAGAAGCATTCCCACGTGCACACCAGCGACAAGCCGTACTACTGCAAAGTGCGCGGCTGTGACAAGTCCTACACGCACCCGAGCTCACTGCGGAAACACATGAAGGTGCACTGCAAGTCTCCTCCGCCCCCTTCCTCCAGCTCGGCCGCCGGGTATCATTCCTCCTCTGCGGCGCTCGGTGACGCGCTCGCGCCCTCCACAGAACCGCAGCGGAGCCGCGCCGCCAACCTCTCCCCGCAGGTCACCAACCTCAACGAGTGGTACGTATGCCAGGGCAGTGCTGTCCCCAACAATCTCCACACCCCCTCCAGCGATGTGCCAACCTCCGAATCCGACGACGAGGACTCTTTTAGACATTCAGACCCAAGGACGATGCTCTGA